From a single Luteitalea sp. genomic region:
- a CDS encoding DUF4160 domain-containing protein gives MPEVSRFFGIIISLNYNDHPPPHFHVRYAEQKATVTIESLTILEGDLSPRVLGLVVEWASAHRQELMDDWNLARRQEPLKRIAPLE, from the coding sequence GTGCCTGAGGTCTCCCGATTCTTTGGAATCATCATCTCTCTGAACTACAACGATCATCCGCCGCCTCACTTTCATGTCCGGTATGCTGAGCAGAAGGCAACGGTGACGATCGAATCGCTGACAATCCTCGAAGGGGACCTGTCGCCGCGTGTTCTGGGTCTTGTCGTGGAGTGGGCTTCAGCGCACCGGCAGGAACTGATGGACGATTGGAATCTGGCGCGACGGCAAGAGCCGCTGAAGCGGATCGCGCCATTGGAGTAG